One Solibacillus sp. R5-41 DNA segment encodes these proteins:
- a CDS encoding YjiH family protein — translation MTNYQQEQNQGIQKVEKFELSIFMKMIICSFIGIFSFFVSFEWNGKKTILVDHVVNAISTYTPALVNGYVLILLVLGAFYPFVTKKWKTSAVNMVLSIFKLGGLVAGVMLIFGFGPAWLFNPDIGPFLLEKLIKPVGLVIPIGSVFLALLVCYGLLEFIGVLMQPIMKPVFRTPGRSAVDAVASFVGSYSVGLLLTNRVYKEGKYTAREAAIIATGFSTVSATFMVIVAKTLDLMEHWNTFFWVTLIVTFIVTAITARIYPLNKIKNEYYDGATPQPEKMVTKDRLKTAWTEAVEATNSNPSLAKNLFIHLKDGLIMAMGVIPSILSIGLLGMVLAIYTPLFDWLAYIFVPFTYLLQVPEPMLAAKAMSVSIAEMFLPAMIVAGADIITKFIIAVISISAILFFSAVIPVILSTDIPLTIRQMIIIWFQRVVLTLIIVTPIAFILF, via the coding sequence TTGACAAATTACCAACAAGAACAAAATCAAGGGATTCAAAAAGTCGAAAAATTTGAACTATCCATATTTATGAAAATGATTATTTGTAGTTTCATAGGAATTTTTAGTTTCTTTGTTTCATTTGAATGGAACGGAAAAAAAACAATCTTAGTTGACCACGTTGTTAATGCTATTTCTACTTACACACCAGCATTAGTAAACGGCTATGTCTTAATTTTACTAGTGCTCGGTGCATTCTATCCATTTGTCACAAAAAAATGGAAAACTTCTGCTGTAAATATGGTGCTATCTATTTTTAAGTTAGGTGGACTTGTAGCAGGTGTCATGCTTATTTTTGGCTTCGGCCCAGCTTGGTTATTTAATCCAGATATTGGTCCATTTTTACTAGAAAAATTAATTAAGCCAGTTGGTTTAGTTATTCCAATTGGATCTGTCTTTTTAGCCTTGCTTGTTTGTTATGGATTGCTTGAGTTTATAGGGGTACTCATGCAGCCAATTATGAAACCTGTTTTTAGAACACCAGGTCGCTCAGCGGTAGATGCAGTGGCGTCATTTGTAGGAAGTTATTCGGTAGGCTTACTTTTAACGAATCGTGTTTATAAAGAAGGGAAATATACAGCGCGTGAAGCGGCTATTATTGCAACAGGCTTCTCCACAGTATCGGCAACATTTATGGTCATAGTCGCAAAAACATTAGATTTAATGGAGCACTGGAATACATTTTTCTGGGTAACGCTTATTGTGACATTCATCGTAACAGCCATTACTGCGCGTATTTATCCTTTAAATAAAATTAAAAATGAATACTATGATGGTGCGACACCACAGCCAGAAAAAATGGTGACAAAGGATCGTTTGAAAACGGCTTGGACAGAAGCAGTGGAAGCAACGAACTCCAATCCATCATTAGCAAAGAATTTATTCATCCATTTAAAAGATGGCTTAATTATGGCGATGGGAGTTATTCCTTCTATTTTATCAATAGGTTTACTAGGCATGGTACTTGCCATTTATACTCCATTATTTGATTGGTTAGCGTATATTTTTGTGCCTTTCACGTATTTATTACAAGTTCCAGAGCCGATGTTGGCAGCGAAAGCTATGTCAGTATCAATTGCTGAAATGTTTTTACCAGCAATGATTGTAGCGGGCGCTGATATTATTACGAAATTTATCATTGCTGTTATTTCGATTTCGGCTATTTTATTTTTCTCTGCGGTAATACCAGTAATTTTATCAACAGATATTCCGTTAACGATTCGCCAAATGATTATTATTTGGTTCCAACGTGTCGTATTAACACTCATAATCGTAACACCAATAGCATTTATCTTATTTTAA
- the hutU gene encoding urocanate hydratase, translating into MVFKTNIRAPRGNELTCKGWTQEAAMRMLMNNLDPEVAENPDELVVYGGIGKAARDWESFEKMIDTLKVLEDDETMLVQSGKPVAVFKTHENAPRVLIANSNLVPAWANWDHFYELEERNLMMYGQMTAGSWIYIGAQGILQGTYLSFVEAGKKKFGTPDLRGKFILTGGMGGMSGAQPLAGKMAGAVILVVEVDRTRIERKIKEGYCDYIVETVDEAIELVNKLTAANEPASIGLVGNCADVNRELLNRGVIPDFVTDQTSAHDPINGYIPNGMTLEEALKLRKSDVKTYERLAKETMAEHVRTMLEFQGKGAETFDYGNNIRAYAKEMGVENAFDFPGFVPAYIRPLFCEGKGPFRWAALSGDPEDIYKTDQLAKEMFADDEGLVNWIDMAQKMVKWQGLPARICWLGYGDRHRFALKVNEMVASGELKAPIVFGRDHLDSGSVASPNRETEAMMDGSDAVSDWPLLNALVNTAGGASWVSLHHGGGVGMGYSQHAGQVLVADGTQLAADKINRVLVADPGMGVVRHADAGYEIAIRTAKEKGVNMPMLKG; encoded by the coding sequence ATGGTATTTAAAACAAACATTCGAGCACCAAGAGGAAACGAATTAACATGTAAAGGTTGGACACAGGAAGCAGCAATGCGTATGCTGATGAATAATTTGGATCCAGAAGTAGCGGAAAATCCAGACGAATTAGTTGTTTATGGCGGTATTGGTAAGGCAGCACGTGATTGGGAAAGCTTTGAAAAAATGATCGATACATTAAAAGTATTAGAAGACGATGAAACAATGCTTGTGCAATCAGGGAAGCCAGTTGCAGTTTTTAAAACACATGAAAATGCACCACGCGTATTAATCGCAAACTCAAACTTAGTACCAGCATGGGCAAATTGGGATCACTTTTATGAATTAGAAGAACGCAACTTAATGATGTACGGTCAAATGACGGCAGGCTCATGGATTTATATTGGAGCACAAGGGATTTTACAAGGGACGTATTTAAGTTTTGTAGAAGCAGGGAAAAAGAAATTTGGTACACCTGATTTACGTGGAAAATTCATTTTAACAGGTGGTATGGGCGGTATGAGTGGTGCGCAACCACTTGCTGGAAAAATGGCGGGCGCGGTAATTTTAGTTGTCGAGGTAGATCGCACGCGCATCGAACGTAAAATTAAAGAGGGTTACTGTGACTATATTGTTGAAACAGTGGATGAAGCGATTGAGCTTGTTAATAAGCTGACAGCTGCGAATGAACCTGCTTCAATTGGATTAGTAGGAAACTGTGCAGATGTAAACCGTGAATTATTAAACCGTGGCGTGATTCCGGATTTTGTAACGGATCAAACTTCTGCGCATGACCCAATAAATGGCTATATTCCAAATGGTATGACGTTGGAGGAAGCGTTAAAGCTACGCAAATCAGATGTGAAAACATATGAGCGTCTTGCAAAAGAAACAATGGCAGAGCATGTTCGTACAATGCTTGAATTCCAGGGAAAGGGTGCAGAAACATTTGATTACGGAAATAATATTCGTGCTTACGCAAAAGAAATGGGCGTAGAAAATGCCTTTGATTTCCCAGGTTTCGTACCAGCTTATATTCGTCCGTTATTCTGTGAAGGAAAAGGACCATTCCGCTGGGCAGCATTATCAGGAGACCCTGAAGATATTTACAAAACAGATCAACTTGCAAAGGAAATGTTTGCGGATGATGAAGGGTTAGTCAATTGGATTGATATGGCGCAAAAAATGGTGAAGTGGCAAGGCTTACCAGCACGTATTTGCTGGTTAGGCTATGGCGATCGTCATCGTTTCGCATTAAAAGTAAATGAAATGGTTGCTAGTGGCGAATTAAAAGCACCAATTGTTTTCGGTCGTGACCATTTAGATTCGGGTTCAGTTGCTTCACCAAACCGTGAAACAGAAGCAATGATGGATGGCTCAGATGCAGTATCGGATTGGCCGTTATTAAACGCATTAGTGAATACAGCAGGTGGCGCAAGCTGGGTAAGCCTACATCATGGCGGCGGTGTAGGGATGGGTTATTCTCAGCACGCAGGTCAAGTATTAGTAGCGGACGGCACACAGTTAGCAGCAGATAAAATTAATCGCGTATTAGTAGCAGATCCAGGAATGGGCGTTGTACGTCACGCGGATGCAGGCTATGAGATCGCAATTCGTACAGCAAAAGAAAAAGGCGTTAATATGCCGATGCTAAAAGGATGA
- the hutI gene encoding imidazolonepropionase: MVAILIKNANEVITMQSNVEGPRRKEQMSELGLLKEVCVLLDGEQIIMIAPLEELEAKFPHLVQSAEVIDAAGKIIMPGLVDCHTHLVHGGTREHELNMRLSGKTYMEIMNAGGGIHYTTTKTREASFDELYDKTYNHLNDFLRYGITTVEAKSGYGLDWETEKRQLEVAKKLQETHAVDIVSTFMGAHAVPTEYKGNEEAFVELIINDMLPKVAELGLAEFNDVFCEKGVFAPEQSRRILEAGKAYGLTPKIHADEIEPYEGAELAAEVGAISAEHLLVASDEGIEAMAKAGTIAVLLPGTAFFLRAPYARGRLMVDSGVPVAISTDFNPGSSPTISLPFVQNLACMNMGMTMEEVLCATTVNSAYAINRGNEIGTLENGKKADVLILNVPNYKQLQYFYGMNHTDTVIKAGKVVVQGGTLL, from the coding sequence ATCGTGGCAATTTTAATTAAAAATGCAAATGAAGTCATTACGATGCAGTCGAATGTAGAAGGTCCCCGTCGCAAGGAACAGATGAGTGAGCTTGGACTGCTGAAGGAAGTTTGTGTACTTTTAGATGGCGAGCAAATCATTATGATTGCACCGCTTGAAGAGCTTGAAGCAAAATTTCCGCACTTAGTACAAAGTGCGGAAGTGATTGATGCAGCCGGGAAAATTATTATGCCTGGACTCGTAGATTGCCATACACATTTAGTGCATGGGGGGACGCGTGAGCATGAGTTGAATATGCGTCTTTCTGGAAAAACGTATATGGAAATTATGAATGCAGGTGGTGGCATTCATTACACGACAACAAAGACACGAGAAGCGAGCTTTGATGAACTGTATGACAAAACGTACAATCATTTAAATGATTTTTTACGCTACGGCATTACAACGGTCGAGGCAAAATCTGGTTACGGACTTGATTGGGAAACGGAAAAGAGACAATTAGAAGTTGCAAAAAAATTGCAAGAAACACATGCGGTAGATATTGTTTCAACTTTTATGGGTGCTCATGCAGTGCCAACTGAGTATAAAGGGAATGAGGAAGCGTTTGTTGAGTTAATCATCAATGACATGCTTCCAAAAGTTGCTGAGCTTGGATTGGCCGAATTTAACGATGTGTTTTGTGAAAAGGGTGTCTTTGCACCGGAGCAATCACGCCGCATTTTAGAAGCAGGGAAAGCATACGGTTTAACACCGAAAATTCACGCGGATGAAATTGAACCGTATGAAGGTGCGGAATTGGCTGCCGAAGTAGGTGCTATTTCAGCGGAGCATTTACTCGTTGCTTCAGATGAAGGCATTGAGGCGATGGCAAAAGCCGGAACGATTGCCGTGCTATTACCGGGAACTGCCTTTTTCCTACGCGCACCTTATGCAAGAGGTCGTTTAATGGTGGATAGTGGTGTACCAGTTGCTATTTCGACTGATTTTAATCCGGGCTCATCTCCTACGATTAGCTTGCCGTTCGTTCAAAATTTAGCTTGTATGAATATGGGCATGACGATGGAAGAAGTGCTTTGTGCGACAACTGTCAATTCAGCGTATGCGATTAATCGGGGCAATGAAATCGGCACGCTGGAAAATGGGAAAAAAGCAGACGTACTTATTTTAAATGTTCCGAACTATAAGCAACTACAATATTTCTATGGCATGAATCATACGGACACTGTGATTAAAGCGGGGAAAGTAGTTGTACAGGGGGGAACCTTATTGTGA
- a CDS encoding agmatinase family protein, whose translation MSQFLISPATTWNRVNHEDMKVKDWIEPSYAQLENRFDVVITGVPLSRSSISASAASEYPDSFRKSWNFFTTYSIDEDVDFRALRIADVGDVKMHGTNILQCHENIEHAITDIQKKCPDSFYVQIGGDHSITAPIIRSLAKHTGKRIGIVQFDTHLDLRSTESDGPSNGTPIRQLLDAGIIRGEDVYNIGLHGFYNAPSLMKAANHYGVNRITLKQFRENGAEKQIAEVMKALQDKVDIVYVTVDMDVLDITYAPGVPASTPGGMRTDELFDLLYEVGKYDIVRGMDFVCLDPYRDTLEQQTVKAGTYAFLTAMVSRYVYLK comes from the coding sequence GTGAGTCAGTTTCTCATTTCACCTGCTACAACATGGAATCGTGTCAATCACGAGGATATGAAAGTAAAGGACTGGATTGAGCCAAGCTACGCACAATTAGAAAATCGATTTGATGTCGTGATAACGGGTGTACCGTTATCACGTTCTTCGATTAGTGCATCAGCTGCTTCAGAATATCCAGATAGCTTCCGTAAAAGTTGGAACTTCTTTACGACGTATTCTATTGATGAGGACGTTGATTTTCGTGCACTACGCATTGCCGATGTAGGGGATGTCAAAATGCATGGCACGAATATTTTACAATGTCATGAAAATATTGAGCATGCTATAACGGATATTCAAAAAAAATGCCCAGATAGCTTTTATGTTCAAATTGGTGGCGATCATTCGATTACAGCGCCAATTATTCGTTCATTAGCAAAACATACAGGTAAACGAATTGGGATTGTACAATTTGATACGCATCTAGATTTGCGTTCTACTGAAAGTGATGGTCCGTCAAATGGTACGCCGATTCGCCAACTGCTGGATGCAGGAATTATTCGTGGCGAGGATGTTTATAACATCGGACTTCATGGATTTTATAATGCACCAAGTTTAATGAAAGCTGCGAATCATTATGGTGTGAATCGCATTACGCTGAAGCAATTTCGTGAAAATGGTGCGGAAAAGCAAATTGCAGAAGTGATGAAGGCACTGCAGGACAAGGTCGATATTGTATATGTAACGGTTGACATGGACGTGCTAGATATTACATACGCACCGGGTGTGCCCGCTTCGACTCCGGGTGGGATGCGCACGGATGAGCTATTTGATTTATTGTATGAGGTAGGGAAATACGACATCGTGCGCGGCATGGACTTTGTATGTTTAGATCCGTATCGTGATACACTTGAGCAACAAACAGTGAAAGCGGGAACGTATGCGTTTTTAACGGCGATGGTTTCTAGATATGTATATTTGAAATGA
- a CDS encoding RtcB family protein — MIEVKGQYTDAVIYTNNPQEAAILQIKELVNQSFMQGAKVRIMPDYHAGKGCVIGTTIVLNDRVVPNLVGVDVGCGVLVSEIGKGKVDFNKLDEIIRSFVPSGNAIHENVDKANLTETYTNEAFIARGLQDDYTNRSLGTLGGGNHFVEIAQDDTGIHYLLIHTGSRYVGAKVASWHQKRAFESLQRADLTEKMNQLKEEGRHQEIQEMIQAFKLENPVVPKDLAYLEGDLFTDYIADMKLAQQFARDNRKVIAQIIAEHMKWDYQSQFDSVHNYIDTDSMILRKGAVRAASGEQLVIPMNMRDGSLICVGKGNAEWNESAPHGAGRIYSRKAAMKNLSMDDFNETMSGIWTTSVSEETLDEAPMAYKPMQEIVDQIGETVEIQKHITPVYNFKASDKWKK; from the coding sequence ATGATTGAAGTAAAAGGTCAGTACACGGATGCAGTGATTTATACAAATAACCCGCAAGAAGCTGCCATTTTGCAAATCAAGGAGCTCGTCAATCAATCCTTTATGCAAGGGGCAAAGGTACGCATTATGCCAGATTACCATGCAGGGAAAGGTTGTGTAATTGGTACGACGATTGTATTGAATGATCGGGTTGTGCCAAATTTAGTCGGTGTGGATGTTGGCTGTGGTGTGCTCGTTTCAGAAATTGGCAAGGGAAAGGTTGATTTTAATAAGCTTGATGAAATCATTCGTAGCTTTGTCCCAAGTGGGAATGCAATTCATGAAAACGTAGACAAGGCCAATCTAACCGAAACATATACAAATGAAGCTTTTATTGCACGCGGCTTACAAGATGATTATACGAATCGTTCGCTCGGTACGCTTGGTGGAGGCAATCATTTCGTAGAGATCGCACAAGATGATACAGGCATACACTATTTGCTCATTCATACAGGGTCACGTTATGTAGGTGCGAAGGTGGCAAGCTGGCATCAAAAACGTGCATTTGAGTCATTGCAGCGTGCGGATTTAACGGAAAAGATGAATCAGTTAAAAGAGGAAGGCCGTCATCAGGAAATTCAAGAGATGATTCAAGCATTTAAGTTAGAAAATCCTGTTGTACCGAAAGATTTAGCTTATTTAGAAGGCGATTTGTTTACGGATTACATTGCAGATATGAAACTAGCACAGCAATTCGCACGAGATAATCGCAAGGTCATTGCACAAATAATTGCTGAACATATGAAATGGGATTATCAATCACAGTTTGATTCAGTGCATAATTACATTGATACGGATTCGATGATTTTACGTAAAGGGGCTGTTCGCGCGGCAAGTGGGGAGCAGTTAGTCATTCCGATGAATATGCGTGATGGCTCATTAATTTGTGTTGGGAAAGGTAATGCAGAGTGGAACGAATCAGCACCCCACGGAGCAGGACGTATTTATTCACGAAAAGCAGCGATGAAAAACTTATCAATGGATGATTTTAATGAGACAATGAGTGGCATTTGGACGACTTCTGTATCAGAAGAAACATTAGATGAAGCCCCAATGGCATACAAGCCGATGCAAGAAATTGTCGATCAAATTGGTGAGACGGTCGAAATCCAAAAGCATATTACGCCGGTATATAATTTCAAGGCGAGCGATAAATGGAAGAAATGA
- a CDS encoding sensor histidine kinase, whose amino-acid sequence MELLFLIIEFVLIFWAITFITQKNIKHKDILVYVLMVICPTTLIFLWIGQWQGIIFIIISFFLYFYWLTKRYLTLIHLCFVLIIGIISDNVSQYLMKSLPYDFLPGILEQYCIFVVLFSINTIVYHLVTRRIYIMFGKKKSAYVLIMFIAFVTMSTFYINIYLTEYFSQDNLLKFNIITQFIYFTIMLFVLYFTTKTIKKENNIQKIKFETEQFTDYMHSMELINHDMQKFRHDHANILFTMQGYIELDDFEGLKKYFKKHIFTAEEDTLKRNEQLANISKLHIPGIKGLILTKTLQAEKEGISVDLEIADEIDEINMNVIDIARILGIFFDNAIEANNRTESQKDIGIAFFKSTPDSLMIIIDNTMVDEPVNIEQIFTESFSTKGQNRGKGLSTVKSILNNYPNVTLNTNVENGFFTQIIVIE is encoded by the coding sequence ATGGAGCTTTTATTTTTAATTATTGAGTTTGTTTTAATATTTTGGGCAATTACCTTCATAACACAAAAAAATATTAAACATAAGGATATTTTAGTTTATGTTTTAATGGTTATTTGCCCTACTACTCTTATTTTCCTTTGGATTGGTCAGTGGCAAGGAATTATTTTCATAATCATAAGTTTCTTTCTTTATTTTTATTGGTTAACTAAAAGATACCTTACTCTTATACATCTATGTTTCGTTTTGATTATCGGTATTATATCAGACAACGTTTCACAATATTTGATGAAGTCCTTACCTTATGATTTCCTGCCAGGAATTTTAGAACAATATTGTATATTTGTTGTTTTATTTTCAATTAACACCATCGTTTATCATTTAGTAACAAGACGGATTTATATAATGTTTGGTAAAAAGAAGAGTGCCTATGTACTGATTATGTTTATAGCATTTGTGACGATGAGCACCTTCTATATCAACATTTACTTAACAGAATATTTTTCACAAGATAATCTACTGAAATTCAACATTATTACACAGTTTATTTATTTTACAATCATGTTATTTGTTCTTTATTTCACAACTAAAACTATAAAAAAGGAAAATAATATCCAAAAGATTAAATTTGAAACCGAACAGTTTACAGACTATATGCATTCAATGGAGTTAATCAATCATGATATGCAAAAGTTTCGTCATGACCATGCGAACATCTTATTTACGATGCAGGGATACATAGAGCTAGATGATTTTGAAGGTTTAAAGAAATATTTCAAAAAGCATATTTTTACAGCCGAAGAAGATACATTAAAAAGAAATGAGCAGCTAGCGAACATATCAAAGTTGCACATTCCAGGAATTAAAGGGCTCATTTTAACGAAGACGTTGCAAGCTGAAAAAGAAGGCATATCAGTCGATCTTGAAATAGCTGATGAAATTGACGAAATCAATATGAATGTAATTGATATCGCTAGAATTTTAGGCATCTTTTTTGATAACGCAATTGAAGCGAATAATCGCACGGAGTCTCAAAAAGACATTGGTATTGCGTTTTTTAAAAGTACTCCAGATTCCTTGATGATTATTATTGATAATACTATGGTCGATGAACCGGTCAATATAGAGCAAATATTTACAGAGAGCTTTTCAACAAAGGGACAAAATCGTGGAAAAGGGTTAAGCACGGTTAAAAGTATCTTGAATAATTATCCGAATGTAACGTTAAATACAAATGTAGAAAATGGATTTTTTACTCAAATTATCGTAATCGAATAG
- a CDS encoding RNA polymerase sigma factor has protein sequence MNEQLIIKKVLAGDKSAFAAIIQTYKNPLYATILRMTYDAQLAQDLVQEAFIKIYEQLAHYKATGSFKSWMYRVAINHCLDELRKKQYQYKNEPIEDEQLVEKNHPEVVYLKRERERQLERLLSQLPEQERMILLLRYNNECSYEEISELMHISVSDVRNKLHRSKKKMRQQVKEGGDFYELSERG, from the coding sequence ATGAACGAGCAATTGATTATAAAAAAAGTATTAGCAGGCGACAAAAGTGCCTTTGCCGCAATTATTCAAACCTATAAAAATCCACTTTACGCCACGATTTTACGCATGACTTATGATGCACAGCTTGCTCAGGACCTTGTGCAGGAAGCATTTATTAAAATATATGAGCAGCTAGCGCACTATAAAGCAACGGGCTCATTTAAAAGCTGGATGTACCGTGTAGCTATTAATCATTGTTTGGATGAACTACGGAAAAAGCAGTATCAATATAAAAATGAGCCGATTGAGGATGAGCAACTTGTGGAAAAAAATCATCCTGAAGTAGTGTATTTGAAAAGAGAAAGGGAGCGGCAATTAGAACGGTTGCTAAGTCAATTACCCGAGCAGGAACGAATGATTTTATTATTACGCTATAACAATGAATGCAGCTATGAGGAAATTAGTGAGCTGATGCATATATCAGTATCGGATGTTCGCAATAAATTACATCGTTCAAAGAAAAAGATGCGTCAGCAAGTAAAAGAAGGAGGCGATTTTTATGAACTGTCCGAGCGTGGATAA
- a CDS encoding DUF4179 domain-containing protein, producing the protein MNCPSVDKLSQYVDHLLNQEEQQAIAEHLKQCTSCQQIVTLFEGEEQFLKETLQAPTLPDDFEAQILAQVKPYKKKRTIWMISSGVAAAAVLSVGILTVVSPSFAELIASFFSTEQVDSGYHEAETLGFVEQVNYEVTDNGLTVRVDEVMADTTRLAFTYQIIDKNGKVKNPYIENWHEKNNMKFMNNANEELPQEDYGSWHYKEGDIGFFELRTPNVTEDVILKWQIRDINGKEGNWDMEIPIPIEKALASMTILNLQNATYAQQNVSVTFEKARFSPSAMEISYTTAFTEPLKESKLSAKAFTQPDVDVAYMIKDEKGELLATNFTYGSYFGDGKGAISAIGTTSENQQQFSHKEMFVPIKTEKPSLVVAGFLNHETVEEAVKFHPSDLKNKEKDKPALIFNGEPITVKFMQKVTNTGLRMDWPFIQREHYAEIMIDYDREKIKEELDSWVLEDSKGELYTVYNSGGRLLVYGVDSLDEEFTLHLTKVVKFNPLEKPWRIPLYE; encoded by the coding sequence ATGAACTGTCCGAGCGTGGATAAGCTATCGCAATATGTGGATCACTTACTAAATCAAGAGGAACAGCAAGCTATTGCGGAACATCTGAAACAATGTACGAGCTGTCAGCAAATTGTTACGTTATTTGAAGGAGAAGAGCAATTTCTAAAAGAAACGCTTCAAGCACCAACGTTACCAGATGATTTTGAAGCGCAAATTTTAGCGCAAGTAAAGCCATATAAGAAAAAACGAACTATTTGGATGATTAGCTCAGGTGTCGCTGCGGCAGCGGTTTTGTCAGTGGGGATTTTAACAGTAGTCAGTCCAAGCTTTGCGGAATTAATTGCCAGTTTCTTTTCAACTGAGCAGGTGGATTCAGGCTATCATGAGGCAGAAACGCTTGGTTTTGTTGAGCAAGTGAATTATGAAGTAACGGACAACGGGTTAACAGTTCGGGTCGATGAGGTGATGGCAGATACAACACGACTCGCATTCACGTACCAAATTATCGATAAAAATGGCAAGGTAAAGAATCCCTATATTGAGAATTGGCATGAAAAAAATAACATGAAGTTTATGAATAATGCGAATGAGGAATTGCCACAAGAAGATTATGGTTCATGGCACTACAAAGAAGGCGATATCGGCTTTTTTGAATTGAGAACACCGAATGTTACAGAGGACGTTATATTAAAATGGCAAATACGAGACATCAATGGCAAAGAAGGAAATTGGGATATGGAGATTCCGATTCCTATCGAAAAAGCACTGGCCTCTATGACAATATTGAATTTACAAAACGCGACGTATGCACAGCAAAATGTAAGCGTCACATTTGAAAAAGCGCGATTTTCACCATCCGCAATGGAAATAAGCTATACGACTGCATTTACAGAGCCGTTAAAGGAATCAAAACTGTCAGCAAAGGCTTTTACACAACCTGATGTAGATGTCGCGTATATGATTAAAGATGAGAAAGGTGAGCTGCTTGCAACGAATTTCACTTATGGTAGTTATTTTGGTGACGGTAAGGGGGCAATTTCTGCAATTGGTACTACTTCAGAAAACCAACAACAATTTAGTCATAAGGAAATGTTTGTCCCTATAAAAACAGAAAAGCCATCCCTTGTTGTTGCAGGTTTTTTAAATCACGAAACAGTTGAGGAAGCTGTAAAATTCCATCCTTCTGATTTGAAGAATAAGGAGAAAGACAAACCAGCCCTTATATTTAATGGCGAGCCGATAACGGTAAAGTTCATGCAAAAAGTGACGAATACAGGTTTGCGAATGGATTGGCCATTTATACAGCGAGAGCACTATGCGGAAATTATGATTGATTATGATCGTGAAAAAATAAAAGAGGAACTGGATAGCTGGGTTTTAGAGGATTCCAAGGGTGAGTTGTATACCGTTTATAATAGTGGAGGCCGTTTGCTCGTTTACGGGGTGGATTCTTTAGATGAGGAATTTACGCTCCACCTTACGAAAGTTGTGAAATTTAATCCATTGGAAAAACCTTGGCGCATTCCGCTTTATGAATAA
- a CDS encoding nitric oxide synthase oxygenase — translation MNEQELNSFLALYKKETKQTDAWLERRLNQAEDPQFNFTTEELTFGARVAWRNSNKCIGRLFWNSLTVLDQRHLLDEEEVFGALLEHIAFATNNGKIRPVISIFAQNRVHIWNHQLIRYAGYETADGVIGDSDSLAFTKICEALGWRGACTNFDVLPLVIQIDDHQPTFFEIPKDYIVEVQIEHPHYDFSSLQMKWYAVPIISSMRFNIGGMDFQAAPFNGWYMGTEIGARNLADEARYHFLPKVAQQMGLETTSNASLWQDRALVELNVAVLHSYKKSGVSIVDHHTAAQQFQLFQQQEQKEQREVTGNWVWLIPPLSPATTSIYHQPIHNKTNKPNYFYQQLPYK, via the coding sequence ATGAACGAACAAGAACTAAATTCATTTTTAGCTTTATATAAAAAAGAAACGAAACAAACAGATGCATGGCTAGAACGTCGCCTTAATCAAGCGGAAGACCCACAATTTAACTTTACAACAGAGGAATTAACATTTGGTGCGCGTGTTGCTTGGCGCAATAGTAATAAATGCATTGGTCGATTATTTTGGAATAGCTTAACTGTGTTGGACCAGCGTCATTTATTGGATGAGGAAGAGGTTTTTGGAGCGCTACTAGAGCATATTGCCTTTGCTACAAACAACGGAAAAATCCGGCCAGTCATTTCGATTTTTGCACAAAACCGTGTACATATTTGGAATCATCAGCTCATTCGCTATGCAGGCTATGAAACCGCAGATGGTGTAATTGGTGATTCAGATTCATTGGCCTTTACAAAAATATGTGAGGCATTAGGTTGGCGCGGGGCATGTACAAATTTTGATGTGCTGCCACTTGTCATTCAAATAGATGATCACCAACCAACGTTTTTTGAAATTCCGAAAGACTATATAGTCGAAGTACAAATCGAGCATCCACACTATGATTTCTCAAGCTTACAAATGAAATGGTATGCCGTTCCGATTATTTCGAGCATGCGCTTTAATATTGGTGGAATGGACTTTCAAGCAGCGCCGTTTAATGGCTGGTATATGGGAACAGAAATTGGCGCGCGTAATTTAGCTGATGAAGCACGCTATCATTTCTTGCCAAAGGTGGCACAGCAAATGGGGCTAGAAACAACTTCGAATGCATCACTTTGGCAAGATCGAGCACTTGTAGAATTAAATGTCGCGGTGTTACATTCCTATAAGAAATCGGGTGTGAGCATTGTGGATCATCATACCGCAGCACAACAGTTTCAATTGTTTCAACAGCAGGAACAAAAAGAACAGCGCGAAGTAACGGGGAACTGGGTGTGGCTCATTCCACCACTTTCTCCTGCGACAACATCTATTTACCATCAACCGATTCACAATAAAACGAATAAACCAAATTATTTCTACCAGCAGCTTCCTTATAAATAA